The Ranitomeya imitator isolate aRanImi1 chromosome 3, aRanImi1.pri, whole genome shotgun sequence genome has a window encoding:
- the LOC138672321 gene encoding uncharacterized protein gives MSFPCPTLFFFHPPFWNLHIKMSGRAERRPDDSPRIQLRTPHRIAILGLMLLILNRHARQRQRRQRRRAQKRMWVHPLVADRTEKGHFYVLYNDLRTYPEKFISFCRLPIIAFDRLLTILAPHITLQDTVMRKSISAEERLLITLRFLATGESYTSLHLQFRVGKSTISNIVRCTCTVIWQKLQSMVMPSPTEETWLQVAAGFQSVANFPNCIGAVDGKHVRVQQPPRSGSRFFNYKKYFSVVLMAVADAHYKFVAIDVGAYGSTGDSRVLRTSQIGMQILRDGGTLPAPRPLPGSTHPVPFVMVSDEAFPLTTTLLRPYPRRGLDARQRIFNYRLSRARRYVECTFGIMTSQWRIFHTAIQLDTDTVDAVIKACCVLHNYAREYNTDVDVEYQQPVFNPVVNGGLGRPSNSGVRVRESFTDYFMSPEGAVHWQYSCAGVEQPDQQRRMHLH, from the exons atgtcatttccttgtccaacccttttcttcttccatcctccattttggaacttacacatcaaaatgagtggacgtgCTGAGCGTCGGCCAGATGACAGCCCAcggatccagctccgcacgccacaccggattgcgatcctggggttgatgcttctaattctgaatcgacatgcacgtcag aggcagcggcggcagagaagacGTGCGCAGAAACGAATGTGGGTGCACCCCCTTGTAGCAGACCGAACTGAGAAGGGGCACTTTTATGTGCTGTACAATGATTTGAGGAC aTATCCTGAAAAATTTATCTCTTTTTGTCGGCTACCAATTATTGCATTTGACAGACTGCTCACCATTCTGGCACCCCATATAACACTGCAAGACACAgtgatgaggaagtccatctctgctgaggaaaggctgctcatcaccttgcg atttttggccacaggagagagctatacatccctgcacctccaatttagagttggtaaatcgaccatctctaacattgtgaggtgtacatgtaccgtcatctggcagaagttgcagtccatggtgatgccttccccaaccgaggagacttggctgcaggttgcagcaggctttcagtctgtggccaatttcccaaactgcataggtgcagtcgatggtaaacatgtaagggttcagcagccaccacgatcaggatcacgcttctttaattataagaagtatttttcagtggtcctgatggcggtggctgatgcccattacaaatttgttgccattgacgttggtgcctatggtagtactggggattctcgggtgttgcgaacgtcacagattgggatgcaaattcttcgagatggcggcacgctcccagccccaagacctttgccgggttccacacatccagtgccctttgtgatggtatcggatgaggcgtttcccttaacgacaaccctgctgcgcccatacccacgaaggggactggatgcccgacagaggatttttaattatcggctgagtcgtgcacgcagatatgtggaatgcacctttgggatcatgactagtcagtggaggatctttcacactgccattcagttggacacagacaccgttgatgctgtgataaaggcttgctgtgtactccacaactatgctcgtgagtacaacactgacgtagatgtggagtaccagcagccagtatttaatccagtggtcaacgggggtctgggcaggccgtccaactcgggtgtgcgtgtgagagaatccttcactgactactttatgagtcctgaaggtgccgtgcactggcaatactcctgtgctggtgttgagcagcctgaccagcagagaaggatgcatctacactga